One Sphingomonas endolithica DNA segment encodes these proteins:
- a CDS encoding ribonuclease E inhibitor RraB, with protein sequence MTLPEVDQARLDAEWAADKDVLASLRENGDRAEIVRPIDVSFRGDEEALDRLEESASELGFEVIEREEDEEGEVSLFLGCEQAADEESIKALTLRCLQIELLYDVEYDGWGCTAEDGTE encoded by the coding sequence ATGACTCTTCCCGAAGTGGATCAGGCACGGCTGGATGCCGAATGGGCCGCCGACAAGGATGTGCTCGCCAGCCTGCGCGAGAATGGCGACCGCGCCGAGATCGTGCGCCCGATCGATGTCAGCTTTCGCGGCGACGAGGAGGCACTGGATCGGCTGGAGGAGAGTGCAAGCGAGCTTGGCTTCGAGGTGATCGAGCGGGAAGAGGACGAGGAAGGCGAAGTGTCTTTGTTCCTCGGCTGCGAGCAGGCCGCCGACGAGGAGTCGATCAAGGCGCTGACCTTGCGCTGCCTGCAGATCGAATTGCTGTACGACGTGGAATATGACGGCTGGGGCTGCACCGCCGAGGATGGAACCGAGTAA